TTATAGTTGACCGAACGCTCTATTCCATTCAGCAATTGATGGGATGTGGACTGGATTTACTGGTGAACCCCAACAGTGCCAGAAAACATGTCGGAAATCGCTTTGAAGAGCTGATGAGAACTCTTTTTACGGAGACAGGCATCACCAATAAAAGAATTGTCCTTAAAATCCCCTATGAAACCGAAGAAGGGGAGGCCATATACCGGTGTGAGAATGACCTGATCCTTTCACCTTATGAAAAAGTAAGGTCTACTGAGCATTTGCTGGACGAAAATGAGATTGTTGTTTCTGCCAAAACCACTTCAAAGGACAGGATGGGCAAGATGTTCATGGATAAGATTTTGCTGGAGAACTTTCTCGGTCACCCCCAGAAAGTAATAGGTATATTTCAGAATGATGTTCAGCGAAAGGGTGAGAATAACATCAGCTACACATTGGTATCAGGTCTGTTTATGGTATATTCCAGATTTTTGACGGAACTTGACGGGGTTTATTATATGGATCCTCCTCCGAATGCCTATAAAGCAGCCCATAAACACAATATGTATCAGTTTTCCAGGTTGCTACTGGAGGATATATGGAAGATGCTAGCCACGTAACTGATCCCGTCTTTTCTGAGATTCCATTTCGTCTTTAGAGGTGGCTATGCGTTTGATGTGATCCCTGTCCTGTAGTCTTTCCCGGATGATCTCACAATATTCGCCGCTGATCTCATTACCCAGCCATTTTCTTCCATACGCTTCCGCTACAGCGTAAGTGGTTCCTGATCCGCCGAAAGGATCTACTATTAAACTATCATCATTGGAAGAGGATAGAATGATTTTTCTCAGCAATTCAACAGGCTTCTGGGTACTATGCGGATACTTTTCCCAGGCACCATTGGAAATGGTGGGTATCTCAAAAACATCTTTCGGTTTGGCCCCCTTGGGATGGGGTTCCCAGACATACTTTTTCTTTTTGTTACCTTTGGCGTATTGCGAGGTTTCTGCCTGGGTTCTTCTTGGATATTTTGTGGTATGCCTGTTATATGGAATACGGGCCTCATCGATGTTGAAAATAAATTTTTTGCTTTTTCTGAAATGCAGGATGCTTTCGTGTGATCTGCCCCAGTCATTGCCCAGGTTGGCCTTGTTTCTGTAATACCATACCAGCCACTTACAACCCTTGAAAAGGGGTGATGCTGCCCACTTTAGGTCTGCCAGGATCTCAGAGAACCCGCATATATAAAGAGAACCGTTGCTTTTTAAAACCCGGTAGGCCTGCCTGATCCAGTTCAGACTCCATTCCACATACTCTTTCTGGGAAGAAAACGTGTCCCATTGTGCCTTTTTGATATTGTAGGGCGGATCGGCAAAAATAAGATCCACTGAATTGTCATCCAGCATCCTGAAAAAGTCCTTGACATCAAGCTGATAAAGTTCTCCGGTTTCAGTATGGAAAAAGGGTTTTTTCCTTTTAACCCGTTTTTTCCCATATTCCAGTTCCAGTTGCAGCTCTTCTGCCAATGCTTCAACCTGACTTTCCGGGTATACCCGGTAGTTGTTGATGGGATGACGGATGCTTTTAAATTTTCCGTCTTTGTCCCATCTTCGGAGTGTTTCTCTGCTTACACCAAGTGTTTCGGCTACTTCACTAATTGAGAGATATTTTTCCATGAAATTAACTTGATCAAACATTATACAACCTTACACAAAATTAAGGATTATTCATTATAAATTTTTTCTATGAACAAATAAATTCGAAAAAAAATTGGTGATCCCGGATATATTCATGTCTTTCCCTACACCTGGTAATACATGGCCTTCTTTAACCAGGTCTTTTTATACCTTTGCAGGAACAAACCCCAACAAGATCATGAATAAAAAACCACGGTATGAATTGCTCTTTAAGAATTATGCCAACCAATACGACAAGGAAGATTTCGTACAGGGCACTG
The sequence above is drawn from the Bacteroidales bacterium genome and encodes:
- a CDS encoding MerR family DNA-binding transcriptional regulator, whose product is MFDQVNFMEKYLSISEVAETLGVSRETLRRWDKDGKFKSIRHPINNYRVYPESQVEALAEELQLELEYGKKRVKRKKPFFHTETGELYQLDVKDFFRMLDDNSVDLIFADPPYNIKKAQWDTFSSQKEYVEWSLNWIRQAYRVLKSNGSLYICGFSEILADLKWAASPLFKGCKWLVWYYRNKANLGNDWGRSHESILHFRKSKKFIFNIDEARIPYNRHTTKYPRRTQAETSQYAKGNKKKKYVWEPHPKGAKPKDVFEIPTISNGAWEKYPHSTQKPVELLRKIILSSSNDDSLIVDPFGGSGTTYAVAEAYGRKWLGNEISGEYCEIIRERLQDRDHIKRIATSKDEMESQKRRDQLRG